The proteins below come from a single Balaenoptera acutorostrata chromosome 2, mBalAcu1.1, whole genome shotgun sequence genomic window:
- the LOC130707184 gene encoding uncharacterized protein LOC130707184, with protein sequence MDTTPPSRAVTVHSAPVFPSPPFTASAAIGHSAGGTSDPEAMDTTPPSWAVIVQSAPSPSRTTTHFTPLFQVLGTHHPVVAMPQPVPRLSYLKRRPKDRPTFQSYDRKLKQERDASITRLLKVSLLALPRIFIRLVILTFSVGRRILVPGPQNEELGVPVANPAEGKGETQTGEKIKGTLGAAAGPSPDSQAFWTSEEQKHFTEPLLQNQIY encoded by the exons atggacaccacacctccttcccggGCCGTCACTGTCCATTCTGCCCccgttttccccagccccccatttaCGGCTTCGGCTGCCATTGGTCATTCAGCAGGCGGCACCTCTGACCCCGAAGcgatggacaccacacctccttcctgGGCCGTCATTGTCCAGTCTGCCCCGTCTCCAAGTAGAACCACTACCCATTTCACACCGCTGTTCCAAGTTCTGGGAACACACCACCCAGTGGTAGCAATGCCTCAGCCCGTGCCTCGACTCAGTTACCTGAAACGCCGGCCAAAAGATAGACCAACCTTTCAAAGTTATGACAGAAAGCTGA AACAGGAAAGAGATGCATCTATCACACGGTTACTCAAGGTTTCTCTACTTGCATTGCCAAGGATCTTCATAAGACTGGTAATACTCACATTTTCTGTTGGAAG GAGAATCTTGGTACCAGGACCGCAGAATGAAGAACTTGGAGTCCCCGTGGCTAATCCAgcggagggaaaaggagaaacacagacgggagagaaaataaagggaaccctTGGTGCTGCTGCAGGCCCAAGTCCAG ACTCGCAGGCTTTCTGGACCTCTGAGGAACAGAAGCACTTCACAGAACCTCTGCTACAGAACCAAATATATTGA